A stretch of DNA from Candidatus Schekmanbacteria bacterium:
GTAAATAGTAAGGGATATAACCGCCAAGAAGCGATAACTTCTCCTTCAGAAGCATACACATATGCAGGGAAATACTTTGGCTCAGGAGTAGATTTAGATGAGGTAAGAAGAGTTTATGATAAATATTTAGTAAATCAATTCAATATAGAAACAGCCAATTTAGGGAAGCTCGATGAAAAAAGGTCTATGCTTGAAAGAATCGAAGCCTTTATGACCTCCTCAGAAGAAAATGGGCTTGGTTCAGCAATATCAGATTTTTTCAATTCCTTACAAGATTTAGCTAATGACCCTTCAAGTTCTTCCGCCCGCACCGCTGTAATTTCAGAAGCAAGTTACTTGGCAGACCTCTTTCATAGCACAGATACTGAGCTTGATAATATTGAAAAGAATATTGATTTTTCAGCTGAGGGGATAATCAATGAAATTAACAGTATTGCAGAAAGAATTGCCGGTTTAAATGAAGAGATAGCTAATATTGAAACTTCCGGTGTCAAGGCAAACGACTTAAGAGATGACCGAGATTTACTGTTAAACGACTTGGCTTCAAAGATAGATATAACTTATTTTGAAGACGATTCTGGCCAAGTCACAGTTATGATAAATGGTGGCAAGGCATTGGTCCATAGAACTTCTTATTGGTCCCTCAAAACAGAACCTGATTATTCCAATGAAAACATTTTAACAATAAAATATATTGGAGAAGGGAATACAGAAGCAGATATAACAAATAAGATCCAAGGTGGAAAATTAAAGGGGCTTTTAGATATAAGAAATGATATCCTGAAAAAGTATCAGTCTAAAATCGATACGCTTGCTTATTCTATAATAAACGAAATAAATATTCTTCATCAGGCAGGAAGAGGTCTCGACGGCTCAACAGGTAATCTCTTCTTTAATGCAATATCACCTTCAGCATATGGAAGCAGGGAAAATCAAGGCAGTGCTGATGTATCCTCGGTTTCCGTTTTATCTCCCTCATCTTTGACATATGACAACTATGAAATAAGATTTACCTCATCTTCGTCCT
This window harbors:
- the flgK gene encoding flagellar hook-associated protein FlgK is translated as MPGIISILDIAKKSLLVNQAAMNVTGNNIANVNSKGYNRQEAITSPSEAYTYAGKYFGSGVDLDEVRRVYDKYLVNQFNIETANLGKLDEKRSMLERIEAFMTSSEENGLGSAISDFFNSLQDLANDPSSSSARTAVISEASYLADLFHSTDTELDNIEKNIDFSAEGIINEINSIAERIAGLNEEIANIETSGVKANDLRDDRDLLLNDLASKIDITYFEDDSGQVTVMINGGKALVHRTSYWSLKTEPDYSNENILTIKYIGEGNTEADITNKIQGGKLKGLLDIRNDILKKYQSKIDTLAYSIINEINILHQAGRGLDGSTGNLFFNAISPSAYGSRENQGSADVSSVSVLSPSSLTYDNYEIRFTSSSSFDIYNTTTKQYVSTGNSYSSGSNIDFEGLRVVLSDSGGTPASGDIFYIKPGEGAAKNIEVNSTISSNINKIAAGLTSNPGDNENALQMGELQFSPILDSGSSTFEEYYGNILSDLGNDVLLSTDEYNTQEGLITALKERIESKSGVSLDEELSNLLKFQHSYQASAKLITVADELLDTLVNLIR